gtgtttagtacagtgtgtgtgtgtgtagtacagtgtgtgtgtgtgtgtgtgtgtgtgtctgtgtgtgtgtgtgtgtgtgtgtgtctgtgtgtgtgtagtacagtgtgtttgtgtgtgtgtgtgtgtgtgtgtgtagtacagtgtgtgtgtgtgtgtgtgtgtgtgtgtgtgtttgtgtgtgtgtgtgtgtgtgtgtgtgcatgtgtgtgtgtttagtacagtgtgtgtagtacagtgtgtgtgtgtgtgtttagtacagtgtgtgtgtgtagtactgtgtgtgtgtgtgtagtacagtgtgtgtgtgtgtgtgtgtagtactgtgtgtgtgtgtgtgtagtactgtgtgtgtgtgtgtgtgtgtgtagtacagtgtgtgtgtgtagtactgtgtttgtgtgtgtgtgtgtgtgtgtgtgtgtagtacagtgtgtgtgtgtagtactgtgtgtgtgtgtgtgtgtagtacagtgtgtgtgtgtgtagtactgtgtgtgtgtgtgtgtgtagtactgtgtgtgtgtgtgtagtactgtgtgtgtgtgtgtgtgtagtactgtgtgtgtgtgtgtgtagtactgtgtgtgtgtgtgcgtagtactgtgtgtgtgtgtgtgtagtactgtgtgtgtgtgtagtactgtgtgtgtagtactgtgtgtgtgtgtgtgtgtagtactgtgtgtgtgtgtgtgtagtactgtgtgtgtgtgtagtacagtgtgtgtgtgtagtactgtgtgtgtgtagtactgtgtgtgtgtgtagtactgtgtgtgtgtgtgtgtgtgtgtagtactgtgtgtgtgtgtgtgtagtactgtgtgtgtgtgtgtgtgtgtgtagtactgtgtgtgtgtgtgtgtgtgtgtagtactgagtgtgtgtgtgtgtgtgtgtgtagtactgtgtgtgtgtgtagtactgtgtgtgtgtgtgtgtgtagtactgagtgtgtgtgtgtgtagtactgtgtgtgtgtgtgtgtgtgtgtgtagtactgtgtgtgtgtgtgtgtgtgtgtgtgtagtactgtgtgtgtgtgtttactcattAAGGCATAATAAGACATTAATAACGTGTTTACATATCATACACAGGAGGGGGCGCTGTGCCACATTAAAGGTTAATTCATCATAAAACATCTTTGTGTTCGTCAGAAATCAGACTTCACGTCTTTATGACTGAGAGAAACATTTCTCATCATGTGTGACATTTACAGCCCGCAGCAGTCGAAGCTGTCTGACAACTCAGAAACTTACATCGAAATAAACGGCAATTTAGATTCTCTtaactcttttcttttgttcGAGCGACTTCCTCTCTCAGGAGAGTTGGAGAGGAAACGACAGCGGAGGATTTGTGCAGCAGCTCGAGATGAGGACTCACATCATCAGATCAGCTACTGATGcaaagcattctgggtaatCTGTGACAGCATGTTGGAGTGCTGCTGTGATCTGAACAATcagtttgaaatttttttaaatcaaatattaaagctgcagtacGCAATGTTTGACCACAAGGGGGCTCCAAAAACACCCTGCACCTCGTGGTGGTGTGTTCAGCACCATTAAGTAAAACCTTTTGTGGTCGCACGCTAATATTAATCTGAGGCCGTGCATCAGACGAAGACTTCTCAAGCTAATGTTTTTGTTAGGGGAGGTACACACCGAGCCCACCgtcagggggcggggcctgtCAGGGCTGGTCAGAGAGAGTCGACGGTTCTGTTGGGTTTGGTGTGAACGGCAGAGTCGGACGCTTTTCGGGCCGATTCAATGCGTGGAATTTGGGACAACAGATCGGGGACAGAAATCCCTCTGCTTGGCTCTCAGCCAGCGAATTTGGACACGCGAAGAGAAacgaaggaaaaacaaaaacgacAAGTCAAGACGGCACGCACAGAAGTCCCTTCTCATCATCTTCGCGTCAGTAAGTCGAGGAAGAATTATGAACGAGTGTTCAAACTCCGCTGTTTGTGTATCCTCGAGTTCTCGCCTCTCCCGCACTAACCAATCAGCAACGAGCTGTTTGGCGTTTGAACTGTGTTCGACTTTTGGCTCGACAGCGGCGGGACAGAAGAGGACGCAGCAGTCGGTTTTCGTCGCACTTCGCTCGTGGTCGTCAGTTTGGTGTGCACCAGCCTCTAGGGTAAAATAACGTAGATATCaaagtaaatgttaaaatgaactTTGAAATCAAACGTCAGTCATCGTTTTGTAGATCGAAGACGTTTTTATTTCACGAGACGAAGTCTTGGACGCTCAGAAGAAACCGaaacaaagagctgaaagacgctaaaaagcttctttttaaaaacgtgttgtttctgttttttattgcacaGATCGGATCGCAGAAACTGAAAGTCCATTTCTCTCAAGAAGGTTTAACcgtgtttgtattttctgatGCTGTAGCTCGTAAACGTCACACCGGAGTGAAATATCTCGTTCTGAATGTTTATCCGTGTGAGCGACCAGCACACGTCAACGTTTCTCTGTGTCGATGTCCCGATAAAGACGCTTTCCAGACTTATTCACAGCAGCAGGTGGAGTATGTCATCACGTTAATCTAACAGCTACGTAAGAAGCGTGACAGATCATTTCAACATTTGACttcataaataaagttttttctgcagcagcgTGCAGCGCCCGTCGCACACGATGTGCTTTAACACTTTCATAATATATTCAAACTGTGATATAGTGTTTATCTCATTAGTGTGCTCTGTTCCCACGCTGCCACATTCttacctctcttcttcttccgctGCTGCCTCTTTAAGTCAgtctgtgattggtcagaatAAATATCCTCACACTCGCTCCAGCAGACTTGTGCTCGACACGTGCTCCTCCAGTCGGCACAAACGGGGGACCTGCATCGCTTTGCGTCCCCCATTGTTACAGCTTGCTCAGAGGGACGACTGCAGAGTGAAAGTAGAGGACGCTTAGATGACTCCGTGTGCAgcatttaaagaagaagaagaagaagaagcagcaggaggaggagggttccTGCTCGGTCCGGCCTGGGTTTGATTCCTTGTCTCTGAGTGTTCAACCTGAAACTGCCCCCCGCCCTCCCCGCCCTCCCCGCCCTCCCTTCCCTCGTCCTCCCCCGTCGCCAGCTGCTTCATCCTCAGGTTGATGGAGCCATAAGTCCTCTTGGGTCGGACGAACGCCGCCCTGCGTCGGTACATCTCGCCCCTGCAGATGGACACCATGAGCAGCACGGACAGGAACATCCCGCCCAGCGTCAGCAGGCCCAGCCCCGCGATGATGCACTTGTCCAGGTGCGCGCCCAGCTGGGCGTAGTACATCTCCAGCTTCTCCATCTGACGCGCAGACACCGAGTTGGGGTCCACTTTGGCCTCTCGGGGGATGGTGTAGGCGATGACCACGAGGACAATCCCGCTCACCAGGAACACCAGGGCGAAGATGAAGCCATAGTCTGCAGAGTGATCGTCGGCGGGGTTATACTCGGTGAAGTCCTGACAGTCCTCCTGACCGCCGCCGCCACCGCCATCCTCCTCATCGTATGAGCGTGGAGAGAGCTCCTGACGCTGCTCCACCTgagaaaagaaaactattttttttacaccttcACCGTAACACCTGAAAATCAGACACACTGCGTCAACAGACAGAAGCAACGAGGCTCCACCCTCTTGTCCAGATTTCTGCAACAAGATGGTGGCAGCTTGATGTCAAACGTGAGGCTTCAAATCAATCGATCACAAACCCATTGGGGACGCCAGCTTCTTACAAACAGTCGGGCATCATAAAGAAATCTGAGATCGTGAAACCAAACCACTGacctaaaatgtaaaatcatcGCTGTGTCTCGTTTACCTTGCTGTTCGCTGAAGTAGAAGGCGGACATCCTGCAGACAcggtcgccccctgctggtagTCGTACTCTTCGTCCTGCTGGTAGGAGGCGTTCTCGAACCCTCGGACTGAGCATCCCGCTGCGCTCGCTGTCCAGGAGGACGAGGGCGGAGTCGGAGACACGCCCCGCCCGCCTCCGCCGCCCCGCAGCTCTCTGAGCTCTACGGCGTTAAAAGACGACTCCATGGACGTCGGCTCGCTGTGCTCATGTCTTCACCATCGCTCCTGTCGGCATCATCGCtgaccacagaagaagagacgaCAGGAAGTGTGAAACTTCATAAAACACACTCAACATTCCTCTCTGTTCACAAACGTGTTTAAATCTGTGAGTGGAGGTTATCCTTCCACCTGACAGGTGCGGCACATCAAGATGCTGATTGGACAGCAGGATTGTTGCACAGGTGCGCCCGAGGCCGGTCACAATAAACAGTTTTATCAcacagcacaaagacacacatgacCACGACGcttgtttttatagtttttggGTGATTTTTGCGTTTAAAGGATCGTACAGCTGGAGAGGAACAGGAGacgtgaggaggagagggacgaggtcatacatggggcgcgcgtcataaccgctaggctattggCCCAAGTTTTGAGGGAGCGTGCAATTGGCATGCTGACTGCAGCCATGTCCACAATCTGTTCACTCTGTTAGTGTTGATATTTAGGTCGAGTCCAGCTCACCTTGGTATTTACTTATTCCCACATTTTGCTCCTCTCATCTCGATGATCGCTGTCGCTTTCTGTTGAGCCCAATGAAAGATACAGTCAGATCCTAaatcctaaacacacacacacacacagtgcactgTGCATCAAAACAGGTAAGAGGAGACAGGTGTCTGTATCTCCTCTCCAATAATTAAATACCTGCAGCCAATCCAGCGCTACCTTATCATTCTATTTAGCATGAAAGCATTCATTTAGCAGAGACTGACCTGTCAGTGTTCCTGTTTCAGGTGAACACCTCCTCACAGCTCCAGGTGTGATCTTCACTCATGCACATTAAGGACTCAGGTCTGTGTTCAAAcagcagcctctgtgtgtgtgtgtgtgtgtgtgtgtgtgtgtgtgtgtgtgtgtgtgtgtgtgtgtgtgtgtgtgtgtgtgtgtgtgtgtgtgttatcatcAAAGCCTGTTTACAGCTGTAGTTTTCATTACCTAAGCCTTAAATCTGTCCTGCTGTCACAGTTCATCTTCACCACGTCATCATGTTTGAGTTAGCCACTAATCAACCCGGAAACATCCcgtttttatctgctttttagAGCCTGTTTCTCTGCACGAGCTCCTGGCTGTGAGGCTGCACACTGACACAGTTTTTTATCCGAACATGACGCCTGATGGCCGGCAGAGAGTCTGAGAGACTGCCGGCCATCAGAACCGTGACCTTGTGATGCGCAAAACTGCCCAAACACGGAGCACAAGGCTGCcccgtgagtgtgtgtgtgtgtgtgtgtgtgtgtgtgtgtgtgtgtgtgtgtgtgtgtgtgtgtgtgtgtgtgtaagcgagATAATATCAGCCGGGACTGATAAGCAGCACACCGTCTGACATGTTATTCATTACCCGGACCAGACGGCTGATAACCCGGACTCAGACCGGAGGGATAACCCGGGTCAAACAGGATGATCTGTGGGTCATATTTAGGCTAAATACGCGCCTGTTTCTCCAGCGGAAAACACCGGGGAGGATGTAGTATCCAGGCAGGCAGCATCCACCCCTCCACCCCGCGAAATGACGAGTAAACACGGCCCCGATCAGCGTCGATAATCTGCGGGGTGATCGATGAGAGGAGGCAGGTGGAGGGATCGGAGGGACGACCGGGTCTTACCTGGAGAGGGAGCCGCGCGGCCGGGCAGGAGTCAGGAGGACATCCGGAGAGATGGAGGCTgctggaggaggatgaggaggatgaggatgagagagagcgcgagagggagagactgaAACTGAGCATGCGCAGAAAGCATGGTTTCTGGTGCTGGTGTCAGTGGCGCGGGTggtgatggagctgatggagacacatcagagaggtgaagaaaataaataaattaagtttattttaaacatcaccAATGACAATAATGAgatgatgttttcattttctggaaagtaaaatgattgaaaacattttttaatttaattaaagacagacggacagaaacattgtctccccccccccccccccccctcctctctatagtccatgctcactcaggttgccatgtggtggacactgaagcttcagtgtttagccagctctgcatcggtctgtaaacctttctgcgttctaacctctctccatttttcaaaagcatctccaatattgatcctagtttgagcacgtttctgctcgtggaccttattagaaacatgcagaggctttttaggtcgggtacaatcacttctatctgaaccagttctctttcTCTGAATGTTAATCGTTCGGgtgtttgcagtgtgtttgcCCTTGTTGGCCGCTGCAGTAAGCCGATTCTTGGACTGTTTTAATGACCAAAGGACAGAGGAACTCACAACAGAAACCCTGAGGCAGAGATTGTGTCGTCAGGCAGTTTTCACTgacttcctctccctctgctgctcctctctgagCTCAGGAAACATCGTCCGTCTGTGAGATGACAACCCGCGTAAAATCATCAGCCCGTGAAAATGTAGAATAATCAGGCGTCACGGCGGCGGTGATCATTTTTCTTCAGCCTCTGGTAGATTATCTGCGCTCACCTTGTGCAGCCGTGAGGTCAGAGGAAACGTTTCAGAGGCTTTTCCCTCCTCACACAGGCGTCCTAAATACAGAGCCGGGCTAATTTTAGAGCTTTGTGTtactggagggagagaggatcATGTGTTCAGGAGGATGTCAAGCTTTATGGGTTTCTTTTATTCCTCTCAGATACAGCAGCAGTCGACTACAAGTCTCTTTACATGAGAATATTAAACTGAAACGGAGACAAACCGACTGCaggcagattttaaaatgtaaaggcaTTAGTCATTGTGTCATGTATGAGAGAGAacgttttgtcttttttgaacAACCAAAGGATGGAGCATTGGTACACGTCTTTATAAGAAAATACCACATGAACCGCCCAAACAGCAACctccgatgctgaagtgtaaaatcctgcagttcctcgagtgtccactagaggctggctgcagaagcacagtaagtcacatacacacccattctaaaaagcctgtttttacagcagagatgaacatgtttacagcctggttaaaaaaaaacaaataggtctgatcagctcatgtctcgatcgacacacattgtacggggggtgaatgttttggtgactcatcagttttgatttgatgaaggataagagttattcacaataaagcgtgtagctgacatgattgacaggtgggcgcggtgtaacggtttgtttgtcaggaggcttaaaacccgcctcagctccagctctcagcctgtcgttaggttgactgaaagttagactgagacagcatttccagcatggagaccgccatcgatgggactccagcgccccctgcaggaacagacgggtgacgtcactcaggctccTACAGTCTTCGGATATAACACTCTTCATTGGTCGTCAGTTTACACGGGACTTTTGCAACACGTCTGCTGGGAAAGATCCCCACATGTGAAACAGATGTTGAGACTCCTCTTATAAATGATCAGCTGATATTCTCAGTCAACAGGAGACAGtttcattatttcaaaagagtaaatatttttaatgacaGAAGATCATGTTCATGCTCTTTTTACAAGTGTTCATTTATGGAGGATTTGTTTGTGAGTGTAGAGTCTGAAGGTAGTGTGTTAAAGCAGGttttaatcatgtttacagTATATTCACTTCCGATGTCATTAAAGATGaagtcagcagcttcctccttcaaaataaaatacagacttctcctaaaatgaagctgctccatcgtcccttctgggcctccatacatgtgtggtggtgactgtgtctgcagagaccctgacctctgactggattttactgttttgctttgttctggttgactctggacgtttctgggcggagccggtgtgtttcctccagccaatgagagcgcagcaggggagtttaggagtggatacaattcagggaTTGGACGCGATTCAAAACCAGAATATGACGAGTTATTAATATCGTGCTTTAAGAGCGGGCGTCTCTTCAGCTGATTAAACCGTTTTTACTCTGCAGGCTCAgacttcttcctccctctgctggtttagCTCTGCAtctgaaaaacaacagagcacAGTTAAAACCAGAAACACGTTTAGTGATGCAGACAGAGACCACATTcaaaatatttatctttatatGAATGTTAATGTACGAacacaaaagacacaaataagGAGAACAAAGctggagaaacacacagagaaacattgtTTGGAGGGATTCGGTTTGGTGCGCTTTGGGgcccactgaaggtctctgagtgcaactgcactgttttAAAGAAGACATATCATCCACCTtctcccccttttcaaacagtcccctgtggtctaaatgaaacatctgtgctgtgctttggtcaaaatataacatgaatcaagcaccagaggaggtttgtgaccctgtaaaaaccagctctctcagaacgctccgttttggtgtgtgtgtctctttaaatgcaacgagCTCCCctctgagttttcccagtagacatcactccttcgcaagcgagaataaaaatgtttaaaaagttttgttctaggctgggggtggagtccatgggtggagataccaggggaggggaggggatttttttaaaccagaatcccactgtgacatcacaaggagagcacatttgaaacagagcatttttctctgtgttgtaagacttatacagaccacaaacaaaggactggatgggtttatttcacattttgtgggtcagtagacactcaggttacacaaatatatgttcaaaaacactgtacaagtggatttttcagaatatgtcccctttaaacacAGTGTACCGACATAACCAACTAGGCGTCAGGCTTGCAGCCCTCTGTAAAAGCCTTTCAAATATTGAATCCAGTCTGGCTTCTTGTCTGGTCAGGTCTTGTGTCCACATGGTGCCAGCTATgacttgtacccacatcctcctcgctgtGATAGCAGGGCCGTCATTATCACTGAGCTCATCATCCAGACATAGTAGGAGGTCAAACATCCTCCGTTTGATGCTCATAGTGAAGGAAATGTAAAAGATCTCACAGAGCAGTGtcagtcatacagcggccgtcatcaacagactgttgtctgCCGCTCTCTATGTGGAGTTTGCTTGTTTGTTCtctccgtgcatgtgtgggttctctccgggtactccggtttcctcccacagtccaaagacatgctcgttaggttaactgctgactctaaattgtctgtaggtgtgaatgtgagtgtggctggttgtttgtctatatgtcagccctgtgattggctggtgaccagACCAGTCCAGGAGCTGGGATCGGCACAgtaaaagcggtaaagataacGGATGGATGGAATGTCTACTATAATCTTTATTGGTGTTTTGTTAGTATCAGTGGCGTGAACAGAGATACAGTCTGCTCTCTCTTAAGTCCCTGACACACccagcagacggcaaagaaatAGTGGCGACAAAGGTCGCCTGTGGCGTTGACAGGCGATGCCTTTTGTCTTGCCCCAAAAATTGGCACTTCAACACACCGCAAGACTAAAGCCGACGACCAACCACCACGTACATCCTGCGCACGCgtgagaggcaataactctccatgccagcagggggcggtagtctgtaatcgtcattccaaaaaggggaaaccagAAGAGGACGAAGAAGAACGCGgataaataaaccgttgttgtgatacgagaagaccatgaTACCTTTGATATGATTccagtaaaagtaaaacatctGACACctgacaacaaaaatagaagttctTGATACCCAATATTGagtaattttttgtttttagttgaCAACAAATGCAGACGAACTCCTGCAACTCGGGGACAACTCACCTAGGGTGATGGGCTTAGCAGGGGGGGGCAGGTGGTGGATAGGAAGGGGGTGGAGCTTGTGCAGCCATTGATGTACTTCCAGGTGTGACAAAGACAGTTGACAGCttcaatacaaaaacaaagagagaacatCACATCAACATATCTAtgtcagtgtttgttacagttAATATCCATGGACTGTATATTACTGTATATGTATTTACACAATGTATTTTtagggctttttgtgcctttaattgagagacagtACAGTcgatagattcagaaatcagggagagagtggggaatgacatgcgggaaaggagccacaggtgggatttgaacctgggcctccCGCTTGGAAGAgcaagctccgcctcctccatgttaacagatgggataTGGGTCAAAGTATGAAATCAGAATTCTCAAACGTGGTTTCTGTCTTTATAGTTCTTATCACGCTGATTtatgtcacagtgtttgttttaatgaggGTGTTTTGGCTTCATGTTTGTACAACGGGAGTAGACGGAGGTGCATCGACCATATGAATATACAGTCAATGATGAATGGGTCTGTTTGAACTCACCTGTTCCTTACAGGTACATTCACAGGTAGCTAAGGAGGCGAACACTATGACTGTTAGCGAAACAGCCAGCTGCAAGAAGTGGAACACAACCAGGACCCCGAAGAAACCCTCAACCAGaccctgcaacacacacacacgcacgcacacgcaggCACACATGACacgttttatttgtgtttcttgcTGGCTTTTAAAATCTGTGCAGAGGGTGTTCTTGTTTCTTGTGTGACCTGATCTGATGCTAACTGCCCAGTAAGAGTTTAATGCCGGAATCGTGGGTGTAGTTTGCAGTGGGGTGGGGCCACAAGCAGTATTTGTATTCAGTGACCTTTTTTCAAATCCGCCTACTACAAAATACTATCCAATGTAGCATGCCGTATGTACTACATACTGCATTGGACAGTAGTCTGTAGACTGACCTCCAGATGTGGTTATTCTACACCAGGCCCGGCAAAGCTGGTTTTTAGTcttggaatgaggaagtaaacaacagcccagctgacgtCAAACGCCGCCACAGCGTAGCGTTCAattacagtctgaaaaaagctgacgagagattaatttacattttcatgattcAGAGAATCAACAAAGATAACTGGTGGTATCTTATATAAACAGAACGTGAAGGAGACTGGTCTGAGGCAGACTGAAGATTTCTCCAGAATCAGTACGACATCCAGGTATTTTTGTCACACGTGAGGATCTCACATTTGTTCTCATACTGCATTTTGGACCAATCAGGACGGACTACTAGGATAGTGGGAGGTTTTGAAAACCGCCTGTGTTCACTCTGCAGTGCAGTAAGGGGAACATTCAACCCTTTGagtgttttgtgcatttaatgGTGTCTTTTTGACACATTTGCAAAGTGGTGCCCATGAACCTGACAGGATCACACCTGGAGAATACGAACAGCTGAAGATCTGTATCTGCTTTATTAGATTTGCAATGATTATTGTGGTTCATGATTGTTAATCTATAACTGTGTTTTATACTTCTTCAGAGTCAATCATGTTTTACAAGTAATAAaagtcatgttttatgtttttatacaaaCCCATGTTCGTGAAGTGTCGACAGAGAGAAGGACGGCCGTTATAAATGAAGTTATAGCAGAAGATATGTTCAAGGACAAAGCAGTTTTCACCTAGAAGAGGACAAAGGACATGACAGAGGACAAAGGACATGACAGAGGACAGAAGACACGTCGTCccacaacaacatgaaaacGTGAAAAAGTTCTGACAGAGTGGATTCTGGGAAATACAAAGTTACTCACCAGACGGATGCTGGAAGATTTCCAAGCAGCCACTGTGATGGAGCCGGTGTGGtggataaattattttaaatatattcagaGTTGAAGCATTAAAGGAggagtatgtaactctgacccctagtgtttaaaatgggtactgcagtccagattctaaacattgtagagagctgtctcccccacaccccctcctctctagagttgatgctcacgcaggttgccatgtggtggacactgaagcttcagtgtttatccagctctgcatcggtctgtaaacctttctgcgttctaacctctctccatttttcaaaagcatctccaatattgatcctagtttgagcacgtttctgctcgtggagcttattagaaacatgcagaggctttttaggtcgggtacaatcacttctatctgaaccagttctcctgcccgcttccatcgctgcaacacctgttggtttgacctgataactgctctcatatctggcaaaccgaggggcgtccaaaaca
The Labrus mixtus chromosome 7, fLabMix1.1, whole genome shotgun sequence DNA segment above includes these coding regions:
- the tmem74b gene encoding transmembrane protein 74B yields the protein MESSFNAVELRELRGGGGGRGVSPTPPSSSWTASAAGCSVRGFENASYQQDEEYDYQQGATVSAGCPPSTSANSKVEQRQELSPRSYDEEDGGGGGGQEDCQDFTEYNPADDHSADYGFIFALVFLVSGIVLVVIAYTIPREAKVDPNSVSARQMEKLEMYYAQLGAHLDKCIIAGLGLLTLGGMFLSVLLMVSICRGEMYRRRAAFVRPKRTYGSINLRMKQLATGEDEGREGGEGGEGGGQFQVEHSETRNQTQAGPSRNPPPPAASSSSSSLNAAHGVI